CCACCTCCCGCAAGGGACCGGCCTTGGGATACGTCAGGGTCCCGGAAAACGACAGGTAAAAACCCAGATCCAGGAAGGCGTGGGCTTCGTCGAGACTGCCGCCGAAGCAGTGCATGACGCCTCCGGCCAGGCGGCCCCGGTATTCGCGCAGGATCGACAGGGTCACGGGGGTGGCCTCCCGGGTGTGAATCACCACGGGCTTGTTATGGGCGAGGGCGAATTCCAGTTGGCGGCGGAACCAGTATTGCTGGACCTCTTCCGGAGAGCGGCGCCGGAAGAAATCCAGCCCGATCTCCCCGATGGCCACCACCTGAGGATCGGTCGCGAAGGCGTCCAGGGCTTCCAGGTCCGCTTCGGTCATGGCGCCGGCGCCGTGGGGATGGACCCCGATGATGGCAACGATTCCGGGAGTTTTTCTCGCGGTTGTGATAACCTGGGGGGCGTCAGACAAGCCGGTGGCGACGTTGATCACTAGGTCCACACCATTCTCCCGGGCCCGGTCCAGGACCGCGGCCTGGTCGGGGAAGTGATCTTCCAGATCCAGATGAGCGTGAGAGTCAGCCAGGCGAATAGGCATAATATATCGAATCTAAAGAGATTTTACGCTATTAGAATCTTCAAGACAACCCCCCGAAATGGCCGGCACGGAAATTGAGGAAGGTCAAATCCGGGGCTAAACGAAAGACAAATCCCCCCAAACCCCCCTTTTTTAAAGGGGGGCTTTTGGGATGGTCCTCTTTTTGGCAAGGGCTATAACATAAATTTATGGCGCGCGGCTAGATTTTCAAGCTTATGGACAATTTCCCTTTGCATGGTAAAATATACGAAATTTCGCCGGGCTGCAAGGAGAGGCGTTGACCGCCAGGGTTTTTGCTCTTGTTGTGGTAGGTTGGTTGTGGGTGGTGGCAGTCCTGCCGGCAGGGGCGGCGGGTCTAACGCACACTCCTCTCATATGGCGGACCATCGGCCGGGGGCTAACCTTTACCCAGGTGCAGGTCCTGGGGGATGGCGAGGTGGTGACCGAGCTGGCGGTGGTGAAGATTGATCCCGCCTCCAATGCCTTCCGGGTTTTTTACGGGAAACCTCAGGCCATTACCGCCTGGCAGGGGCAACTTCAGGCCCCCATCGTATTCAACGGCAGTTATTATAAGAGCGATGGCAAGCCCTGTGGCCTGGTGATTTCGGACGGCAAACCCCTCGGCCCCACGCGGAACCGGGAGATGCGGGGGATGTTCGTGGCGGAACCCAAGGGCATGTCACCCGACCTGCCCCGGGCCACCATCCTGGACCTCCTCACCACTCCCGTTGACCCGAAAAAATTACCCTGGACTCAAGGTGTACAATCTTTCCCGTTATTGCTGGACTATAAGGGCAAGATCAGGATAAAAGATAGCGAGAAAAAGGCTAACCGCACAGTGATTGCCACGGACCGCAACGGCAATATCCTGGTGTTCAACACCTCCAATAGATTTTTTTCCTTGCATCAGTTTGCCGAGTTCCTCAAAGGCAGCGAGTTCAACATCGATTCCGCTTTGAACCTGGATGGCGGCACGGAAGCGCAACTCTATATCAAAACCAAAGACTTCGAATGTTTTTCTCCGCCGTCCTGGGAGAATTCTATCGGCAATCTTATCGATGAGCAGAAGTTTTGGTTGCCCGCCGTCATAGGGGTGTTTCCGCGCCAGGAATAATTCCATGGGCAGCTATCTTATTCTGGGGGGTGGAAAATTCGGCCGCCTGGCCCTGGCGCGCCTGGGCGGGCAGGATGCCGCCGCCAGTTTCCTCATAGTGGATCGTGATCCCGGGCCCATGGCGGCCGTGGGGGACGGTTTGGACAGTCAGCAGGTGCAGGCTGAAGCCATCGCCTTTTTGGTGCAGCACCTTAAAAGCGACGGGCGCTGGGATTGGATCATCCCCATGGTGCCGCTCCACGTGGCCTATCATTGGCTCTTGAAAGGTCCCCTGGCGGGGTCGGGGTGGCAGCCGACCGGGTTGCTTGCGGCCCTGGAGCATCTGGTCCCCACCGTCCAGCGCGGCCCGGAAGGAGAGCTCTATCTGAGCCGGGCCCAACACCTGTGCCCCGACGACTGCGCCGAACCGGAGATTTGTCCCGTCACCGGGGAATCACGGGATCTCGCGGTCCACCAGGAGTTGGCCTCTCTCCATCTGCCTGGATATCAGGTAAAAGTTATACGCAGCCAGCAACTGGCCCCGGGGGTGGGCGGGTATCCTCCGGGGCAGTTGTTGGACCTGGCCCGGGATCTGGACGCGCTTACGGGCACGGTTCTGATCGCCACGGCCTGCGGTTGTCACGGAGTCATACATGGGCTAACGCGGTCCGGGAGGCAGAGTGTTTGATTTTTCAGGGGTTTTAGGCACGTCGCCGCGCATCCGGGAGATTTTTCAACTCCTGGAAATGGTAGCCCCTTCGGAAGCCACGGTGCTGCTTTTGGGCGAAACCGGCACCGGCAAGGAGTTGGTGGCCCAGGCCATCCACCGGAACAGCGTGCGTGCGGCCGGCCCCTTTGTGGCGGTCAATTGCGCCGCCTTGCCTGAGGCTTTGCTGGAAAGCGAACTTTTCGGGCATGAACGGGGGTCCTTCACCGGGGCGACCAACCGCAGAGACGGGCGCTTTGTGATGGCCCACCAAGGCACGCTGTTTCTGGATGAAGTCGGCGAACTCACCCTGCCCATTCAAGCCAAGATCCTGAGGGTCTTGCAGGCTCGGGAGTTCGATCCCCTGGGGAGCACCCGTACCGTCAAGGTGGACGTGCGCATCATCGCGGCCACCAACCGGGACCTGGAAAAAATGGTACGGGAGGGCCGGTTTCGGGAGGATCTCTTTTATCGCCTCAATGTTTTTCCCGTGGTGTTACCGCCGCTCCGGGAGCGCCAGGAGGACCTGCCGGCGCTGGCGGAGTTCTTCCTCAAGAAGTTCGGCGAGAAGAACCGGCGGGAGGGTATTGCGTTAGCGCCAGAAGTGCTGGAGGCCTTTCGGCGCTATCCCTGGCCGGGCAATATCCGGGAGTTGGAAAATGTCATGGAACGGGCGGTAATTGTCTGCCAAGGCAATACCATCTCCGTGGAGAATCTGCCCCCGGCTTTTAAGCAACGGAGCGGGTTTTCGGACGCCGGCGAAGAGAAGGAACTAGAGGATCTTGAATATGAACGGAAATTGATCAGCCGGACCCTGGAGCGGGTGGCCGGCCAGCGCCGGCAGGCGGCAGAAATTCTGGGCATCTCCATGGATGAACTGAATTTCAAGATTCGGTCCTACGGGCTGGAGGGAAGAGAGTGAAGCAGGTGTCAGGGGTTAGGGATGAGGGGGCGGAAGAAATTTAGGCCAAAAATAGGGTGACGCGGCCCACCGGCACAGGCTGGAAAGCCTGTGCTACCAAAGGCGGGCGGGGACGTCCGCCCTACGTACTTTTCATGATTTACAGGTGAGCGCACAGGCTCATGAGCGACTGCTATGATCTTTCCACCGTTAATCTTTCTCCTGATGGTCGGCTTTTTCGTGGTGGCTCTGATCATGCTCCCCTTCCTGATGGTGGGCTTGATCGGTGAGGCCTTCCTGCGGCTGGGGATTTCACCCAGCCTCATATTCTGGCTCCTCATCTTCACCCTGGTGGGCAGCCTGATAAACATCCCCATTTACCGATTTGAGACCCGGGATCTCATGGGGGAGCAGGTGATTTCCTATTTCGGTATGCGGTTTCGGGTGCCCCGGCCGGAGAAGACCCACGCGACCATTCTGGCGGTGAACGTGGGTGGGGCCTTGATTCCTCTGGCCTTATCGTTGTATCTTATCTCTAACATAGATTTTGGCATTGCCCTGCCGATTCTGTTGGTGGTGGTGACCCTGGTGGTGAATCGCCTGGCGCGTCCGGTGCGCGGTATGGGCATCGGCGTGCCGGGCCTGGCGCCCCCCCTGGTGGCGGCTCTGGGAGCCTACCTCTTGTGCCCTCCGGATCTGAGGGCTCCTTGCGCCTATATTGCCAGCACTATGGGTATCTTGATCGGGGCGGATCTCATGAACCTGAGAAATATCGGGCAACTGGGGGCACCGGTAGCCTCCATCGGCGGGGCCGGCACCTTTGACGCTATCTTTCTCAGCGGGATTATTGCGGTGCTGCTGTCCTGAAAAGTTCAAGGTTCAAGGTTCAAGGTTCAAAGTAGACTGGCGGGCGGGGACGCCCGCCCTAACCGGGTTTTTCATGGTTTTGAAAGAGCTGAAGGCTCATGCAACTGTCCTGAAAAGTTGCCAGTGGTCAGGGTTTGATAAAACCTTGGGCAAAAAGTTGGGTGGGCACGGCCCACCGGCACAGGCTGGAAAGCCTGTGCTACCGAAGGTGGGCGGGGTGGACCGCAGGTAAAGGGTGATTTCGGGAGGTAAATGATTTATGCAAGAGTTACGGACAAGTCAAAAACTGCAATCGGGTTCCAGCCGGAGCTGGCGCCGGATGGCGCTGGTTTTCTTGGTCCTTTTGCTGCCAGGTCTTTTAGGGGCATGGCGCATCGTCAGCGGCGAAACTATCGATCCGCGCCACGTGGAGCGCATCAAAGACGGCACGACCACCAAAATGGAGATCCTCACGCTGTTCGGGGACCCCCACGAGATCGACCGCACTGCGGATGGCGTCACCTATTTATACAAAAACTTCAAGGATGCGCCCGCCTTGCCGTATAAACATTATGAACGCGAGATTGCTCCGCAATCCGACCAGATTTATCTTCTCGATGAAAATAAGCAGGTCAAGAAGCCTACCATCAAGAAAGAGGGCAAGATCCTGCGCAGCACCCTGCTCATTCGCTTCAAGCCCGATGGACAGACAGTGATGAGCCACGAATACAAACAGTTTTGAGGGGAGCCGGCATGACGGCGTTTACCGATTTGGCCCAGGCTACGGCCTGGGTCTTTGATTTGCAGAAGTTTGGGATCAAGTTCGGCCTGTCCTCCACCTTAAGTCTCCTGGCTCGCTTGAAACTCCCCTACCAGGAGGGCCGCTACATCCACATTGCCGGCACCAACGGCAAGGGGTCGGTGGCGGCCATGCTCAGCGCCATCCTTTCTCGGGCCGGATATCCCGTGGGCCTGTTCACTTCGCCGCACCTGGTGAGCTTTAACGAGCGCTTCCGCCTTAAAGACCAGGAGGTGTCGGCGGACCGTTTGCTGGCCTTGATCAACGAAGTGCGGGCCGCGGTGGACATTGCTGAACCCCCCACATTCTTTGAGTTCGCTACGGCCATGGCCTTTCTCTATTTCCTTAAGTCCGGCGCCGGACCCATTATTCTGGAAACCGGCATGGGGGGCCGCCTGGATGCCACCAATATCGTGCAGCCGCTGGTAACGGTGATCACTAACATCTCCCGGGACCACGAGGACCACCTGGGGGAGGGGCTGTTGGCCATTGCCGGGGAAAAGGCGGGGATTATCAAGCCCGGGGCGCCGTTGGTCACCATGGCCCGGCAAAAGCAGGTGGTTACTTTGTTTCGCCACCGTTGCCAGGAAGTGGGCGCCCCCTTCTACCAGGGTGGGGTTGATTTCAGGTCCAGGGGGAAATCCAAGGGGGCGTTCGATTATTTTGGCCTGGAACAGCAGATTGCCGGTCTGACCCTCAACCTGAAGGGCCGGCACCAGTACGGCAATGCCGCTCTGGCCCTGGCCGTGGTGGAATTGCTTGACAAGGCTGGGTTTCCCGTGTCCGAGGCGGCCATCCGAGAGGGTCTCTTGGCAGCCCGCTGGCCGGGCCGCCTGGAACAACTTCCCCAGGACCCCCGTATCTGGTTGGACGGGGCCCACAATCCCGCCGCCGCCCTGACCCTGGCTCAGAATCTAAAACAGACTCGGGGAAACGGCCGCCTCATCATGGTGATGGGCGTCATGGCCGACAAAGACGTGGATACGATTTTGGCCCGGCTTTTGCCTCTGGCCCAGACGGTGATCTTTACCCAACCGCAATACTTCCGGGCCGCCACCACCAGGGACCTGGCCAAGCGAGCCCAACCCTACGGGCTGGAAATTATGCAGGTGCCCCAGGTCGCTGCGGCGGTCCGCCAGGCCCAGTCCCTGGCCGGTCCCGAGGATCGCATCGTGGTTACCGGCTCTTTGTATACGGTTGGGGAGGCGAAGGAGTATTTCAGTAATCAGTAATCTCAGTAATCAGTGATCAGTAATCAGTTATCAGAAAATAACTGATTACTGATCACTATCCATCGAGGCACGCTATGCACATCTTTGTTTCCGGGTCTTTGGCGTACGATCGGATCATGGATTTTCCCGGCCGGTTTGTGGATCACATTCTGCCGGAGAAGATTCACATCCTCAATGTTTGTTTCATGGTCAACGGCTTGACGGAACGCTTCGGCGGCACCGCGGGCAACATCGCCTACAATCTGGCTTTGTTGCAGGAAAGCCCTTATATTTTGGCCACCGCGGGCCGCGATTTCGGCCCGTACCGAGAGTGGCTGGAGCAGTTGGGGTTGCCGCTCACGGGTATCAAGGAGATTCCCCAGGAGTTCACCGCCGGGGCTTACATCACCACGGATTTGTCCGACAACCAGATTACCGGGTTCAATCCCGGGGCCATGAAGTATACGTCGGAGTATGGTTTTGAGGGGTTAAACCCTGCGGCCGCCCTGGCCATCGTGGCGCCGGGCAGTCTGGAGGACATGCTGGCTTATACCCGGTTTTACAAGGAACGAGGCGTGCGTTTCATCTTTGATCCGGGCCAGAGCATCCCGGCCTGGGGCGGCGACGACCTGAGGGAGATGGCCGAAGGCAGCCAGGCCCTCATCGTCAACGACTACGAATTGGAGATGTTCCGGCAAAAAACCGGACTGGATGTCGCAGGCCTGCTGACCCTTACTCCCCATTTGATTACGACGCGGGGGGAGAAGGGCTCTTTGTTGCAGACAGACGGCGGAAGCGAAGAAGTCCCGGCGGTGCCGGCCAGACAGGTGCTGGACCCCACCGGCGCCGGGGACGCATACCGGGCCGGTCTGCTCAAGGGCCTGGCGCAGGGCTGCGACTGGGGTGACGCCGCCCGCATGGGCGCGGTGCTGGCCAGCTTTTCCGTGGAACAGCAGGGCACCCAGGAGCACCGCTTGGAAATTCAAGAGTTCTGGGACCGTTATGCCGAGACCTTCGGGGCACCGCCTGCGGCGGCGATGTAGCGCTGGCATCTTTGCCGGGGTGCGAACCTCACCCCTCACCCTGACCCTTGTATCAAGAGGAGAGGGGAAATAAAGGTCGTGACTACCATGGCCAGAACGGAATCTCCCGCACAAACATCCCCGGCAGAGATGCTCGCCCGGATTCAGGACCGTTTCCGGGAACTGGGCATTTTTGGGCAGAGCCTGAGTCTGACTTATCAAGCTGATAAATACCTGGTGAGTTGTGACGCTCGAACCTTTGCGGTGTACCGCCTGGTGGAGAAATGCCACGTGCCGCCGGGGCGTCCGGGTTGGCCTGTCTGCCTGGTTACCGGTGAGGTTATGGTGGATGAAACCAGCCCGCCGCACGTGCCGGAGGATGAATTCAGCTCCGGCCTCACCATGCAAGGCTGGCTCGATCTGATTGATTCTCTTTATGGGTAATGCTCAAGATCTGGCCAGACAATCTCTCCATCAAGCCTTGAGATCATTTGACCGGCCATTAGATTAATTTCTCAGCCACTCGATTCCGGAAATTCCCCCCACCAAGACCTCATGTCATTATGCTGATCAAATCCTAGTTTTTGCCGGTTCGGTGATAAGTGAAGGAGATGGCAAGCAAGCATCTATTACGGCTACCAGCATGGGAGATGGAGTCAAACAATTTGGGTCCAGCCTGCCTCAGGCTGAATTGCCTTTGAACATTGTGCGCTTTATGTAATAATCCCCCCGGCATTTTCTTCGCCCCGACGTTAATGCAGGTTCAACACCTAAAAATCAGATCGTGGAGGGAAACTTGGGGACCAGAGCAGTCCTATCAGTAATTCTGTCATTCGTCCTGGCAATCTCCCTGGCAGCCAATCCGGTCTTCGCCGATAAGAACCCCCTCAAGGAGGCTTATTTCGGCGAAACCCACGTGCACACCGGCTGGTCCTTTGATGCTTACCTCTTTGGCAACAATCTTACCGGACCGGAAGATGCTTATAAGTATGCGCTGGGTGAGCCTATCAAGCACCCCATGGGGTATACCATCCGACTTAAACACCCGCTTGACTGGGTGGCGGTGACCGACCATTCGGAATACGCGGGTACGGTCCGGCTGGCCAATGAACCCGGGTCGGCGATCAGCAAGCTGCCTATCGCGGAGAAGCTCAAGGTCAGCAACCAGGCCGATATTCAGAGAATTTTCGCGTGGCTCGGCGATTCGCTGGCCAAAAACCAGCCGGTCAAGGAGTTGGTTGACCCTCAGGTGGCGGGCGCCGTCTGGAAAGAAAACGTGGCCTTTGCCGACCGGTTTTACCGGCCCGGCAAGTTCACGACCTTCCCCGCCTACGAGTGGACCTCCACCCCGAACAACTGCAATTTGCACCGCAATATCCTGTTCAAAGACTCCAAGAAGGTGCCGGAGGTGCCCTTCAGCTCTTTGGATTCCCGGCATCCCGAAGACCTGTGGCAATGGATGGACGGCCAGCGCCAGGCAGGCCATGAACTGTTGGCGATTTCACACAACGGCAATCTGAGCGATGGCCTGATGTTCCCCACGGAAGTGGACAGCCGGGGCCGGCCCTTGGACGCGGCCTGGGCCGAAGCCCGGATGCGCAATGAACCGCTCTCGGAGGTTAAGCAGATCAAGGGCCAGTCGGAAACGCACCCTCTGCTTTCACCCAATGACGAGTTTGCCAATTTCGAGGTTTTGGATTATTTGCTTTTTGTGACGCAGAAGCGGCCCATACAGGTCCACGGCAGCTACATCCGGGAAGGTCTGGAGAACGGTATGGCGATGCAGGACCGCCGCGGCTATAACCCCTACAAGGTCGGCTTCGTAGGCGGGTCCGATTCTCATGACACGGGGTCGCCGTACCGGCAAAAGAACTTTTTCGGCGCCCATGGAGCCATCGATGGGGGGCTCAAGGAGCGGATGTCAGGCGTCAACATGGTCGGCCTGGATATTTTGCAAGAAAACCCCGCCGGACTCACCGGGGTGTGGGCGGAAGAAAACACCCGGGAAGCCATCTTTGCTGCCCTGCAGCGCCGGGAGACCTACGGCACCAGCGGACCCCGCCATAAACTACGCTTCTTTGGAGGCTGGGAGTTTTCCGGACTGAAACTGCCAGGGGGCTTTGAGTCCAAGAAATGGGTGCAGACCGGTTATGAAAAAGGTGTCCCCATGGGCAGCGACCTGCCGGCGCCCATGGCCAAAGCCCCAACCTTCATTGTCTGGGCGGTGAAAGACCCCGATAGCGGCAATCTCGACCGTATCCAAATCATCAAGGGTTGGACCAAGAACGGCCAGACCTTCGAGAAGATCTATGACGTCGCCTGGTCCGGCAAACGACAGATCGATTCACAAACGGGCAAACTGCCACCGGTGGGCAACACCGTGAATATTTCCACCGCTACTTACCAGAACACCATCGGGGCCACCGAACTCAAGGCGGTGTGGACCGACCCGGACTTCGCTCCTGCCCTGGAGGCGTTTTACTACGCCAGGGTGCTGGAAATCCCCACTCCCCGCTGGAGCACCATTGAGGCGAGGAAATTGGGGATGGCACCGCCCACCACCGCCAAAACTATGGAAGTCGAGCACCCTGTGCCCTCGACCGTACAGGAGCGGGCCTGGAGTTCGCCCATCTGGTACTCGCCTCCCGATGAAAGGCGAGAGAGTGCCAAGAAGGGCCTGACCCGT
The sequence above is a segment of the Desulfobaccales bacterium genome. Coding sequences within it:
- a CDS encoding TatD family hydrolase, with the protein product MPIRLADSHAHLDLEDHFPDQAAVLDRARENGVDLVINVATGLSDAPQVITTARKTPGIVAIIGVHPHGAGAMTEADLEALDAFATDPQVVAIGEIGLDFFRRRSPEEVQQYWFRRQLEFALAHNKPVVIHTREATPVTLSILREYRGRLAGGVMHCFGGSLDEAHAFLDLGFYLSFSGTLTYPKAGPLREVAKHAPLDRILVETDCPYLPPQPWRGKRNEPAYVVVTAQQLADTRGLTLEEVAAHTWANTLAVFGLQEEKILGK
- a CDS encoding phosphodiester glycosidase family protein, giving the protein MTARVFALVVVGWLWVVAVLPAGAAGLTHTPLIWRTIGRGLTFTQVQVLGDGEVVTELAVVKIDPASNAFRVFYGKPQAITAWQGQLQAPIVFNGSYYKSDGKPCGLVISDGKPLGPTRNREMRGMFVAEPKGMSPDLPRATILDLLTTPVDPKKLPWTQGVQSFPLLLDYKGKIRIKDSEKKANRTVIATDRNGNILVFNTSNRFFSLHQFAEFLKGSEFNIDSALNLDGGTEAQLYIKTKDFECFSPPSWENSIGNLIDEQKFWLPAVIGVFPRQE
- a CDS encoding sigma-54 dependent transcriptional regulator → MFDFSGVLGTSPRIREIFQLLEMVAPSEATVLLLGETGTGKELVAQAIHRNSVRAAGPFVAVNCAALPEALLESELFGHERGSFTGATNRRDGRFVMAHQGTLFLDEVGELTLPIQAKILRVLQAREFDPLGSTRTVKVDVRIIAATNRDLEKMVREGRFREDLFYRLNVFPVVLPPLRERQEDLPALAEFFLKKFGEKNRREGIALAPEVLEAFRRYPWPGNIRELENVMERAVIVCQGNTISVENLPPAFKQRSGFSDAGEEKELEDLEYERKLISRTLERVAGQRRQAAEILGISMDELNFKIRSYGLEGRE
- a CDS encoding DUF1614 domain-containing protein; protein product: MIFPPLIFLLMVGFFVVALIMLPFLMVGLIGEAFLRLGISPSLIFWLLIFTLVGSLINIPIYRFETRDLMGEQVISYFGMRFRVPRPEKTHATILAVNVGGALIPLALSLYLISNIDFGIALPILLVVVTLVVNRLARPVRGMGIGVPGLAPPLVAALGAYLLCPPDLRAPCAYIASTMGILIGADLMNLRNIGQLGAPVASIGGAGTFDAIFLSGIIAVLLS
- a CDS encoding folylpolyglutamate synthase/dihydrofolate synthase family protein: MTAFTDLAQATAWVFDLQKFGIKFGLSSTLSLLARLKLPYQEGRYIHIAGTNGKGSVAAMLSAILSRAGYPVGLFTSPHLVSFNERFRLKDQEVSADRLLALINEVRAAVDIAEPPTFFEFATAMAFLYFLKSGAGPIILETGMGGRLDATNIVQPLVTVITNISRDHEDHLGEGLLAIAGEKAGIIKPGAPLVTMARQKQVVTLFRHRCQEVGAPFYQGGVDFRSRGKSKGAFDYFGLEQQIAGLTLNLKGRHQYGNAALALAVVELLDKAGFPVSEAAIREGLLAARWPGRLEQLPQDPRIWLDGAHNPAAALTLAQNLKQTRGNGRLIMVMGVMADKDVDTILARLLPLAQTVIFTQPQYFRAATTRDLAKRAQPYGLEIMQVPQVAAAVRQAQSLAGPEDRIVVTGSLYTVGEAKEYFSNQ
- a CDS encoding carbohydrate kinase family protein, with amino-acid sequence MHIFVSGSLAYDRIMDFPGRFVDHILPEKIHILNVCFMVNGLTERFGGTAGNIAYNLALLQESPYILATAGRDFGPYREWLEQLGLPLTGIKEIPQEFTAGAYITTDLSDNQITGFNPGAMKYTSEYGFEGLNPAAALAIVAPGSLEDMLAYTRFYKERGVRFIFDPGQSIPAWGGDDLREMAEGSQALIVNDYELEMFRQKTGLDVAGLLTLTPHLITTRGEKGSLLQTDGGSEEVPAVPARQVLDPTGAGDAYRAGLLKGLAQGCDWGDAARMGAVLASFSVEQQGTQEHRLEIQEFWDRYAETFGAPPAAAM
- a CDS encoding DUF3604 domain-containing protein; the protein is MGTRAVLSVILSFVLAISLAANPVFADKNPLKEAYFGETHVHTGWSFDAYLFGNNLTGPEDAYKYALGEPIKHPMGYTIRLKHPLDWVAVTDHSEYAGTVRLANEPGSAISKLPIAEKLKVSNQADIQRIFAWLGDSLAKNQPVKELVDPQVAGAVWKENVAFADRFYRPGKFTTFPAYEWTSTPNNCNLHRNILFKDSKKVPEVPFSSLDSRHPEDLWQWMDGQRQAGHELLAISHNGNLSDGLMFPTEVDSRGRPLDAAWAEARMRNEPLSEVKQIKGQSETHPLLSPNDEFANFEVLDYLLFVTQKRPIQVHGSYIREGLENGMAMQDRRGYNPYKVGFVGGSDSHDTGSPYRQKNFFGAHGAIDGGLKERMSGVNMVGLDILQENPAGLTGVWAEENTREAIFAALQRRETYGTSGPRHKLRFFGGWEFSGLKLPGGFESKKWVQTGYEKGVPMGSDLPAPMAKAPTFIVWAVKDPDSGNLDRIQIIKGWTKNGQTFEKIYDVAWSGKRQIDSQTGKLPPVGNTVNISTATYQNTIGATELKAVWTDPDFAPALEAFYYARVLEIPTPRWSTIEARKLGMAPPTTAKTMEVEHPVPSTVQERAWSSPIWYSPPDERRESAKKGLTR